ATTGACTAGCAAAAATCCTCTGTAATGTACACTTTATCATCAGCGGATATTGCAACACCAATACCTTCCCGATCGTATGTTGATGTTAAAATATTCCTTCTGTGCCCAGGACTCGTCATCCAACCATTGACCGTAGATTGTGCAATCTCCTCTAGTGAGCTCCAAGCATGAACGGGAATTCCATTATAATACGTCGTAGAAGTGTACAGATTATTCTGGAAGATATTTTCTGCAATTCCAGTGGTATAATATGAACCATAATTTTTATAACATGAGTATCCTACTTGGTTGCCTCTCTCTGTTGGACCCAGACCACGAAGATTGTCATGGGAAAAATAATTATTTTTCGCCATATCTTCACTATGTTTTCGTGCAATCCCCGCCAGAGTCTGGTCAAAACTTAATAAGGAAAGACCCTGCCCCTTCCTTTGCTGATTAATCAGTTCATGAACTCGTCGTTCTAACGTTTGCTGATCTATTGTGGGGGGAGATGGCATAACAGAATTTGCAGAATTTTCAATATTTTTTACAATTTCTGGCTGAAGTGTGGGGATAATTTGAGGGTTTTGGACTGTTGTTGTAGGAAGAGGTACGTTTGCATTCGGAGTTGTGTGTGATGGTGTGTTGATATGTTGAAGTGAATGTGTGATTGTGGCGGTATTATCTGAAAAAAGTGATATGCTGCCATAATTCACCAATAAAAATGAGATCAATACAATCCCAAGAAGTGAATATGTGGTATTAGGGAGGAAATACCAATGCGTGTGACTTTTACTTTTAGAGATATACCTATCAAATCCCACTTTGATCTTATTACAGACGAACAAAAAAATAACAGAGATAATTGCATAATAACAAAATTGAATTAAGATATACACTGCGATATTTGTCGATACTGGAATTTTTGTTGTTGAAAAGAAATATGCGAGTAGTGGTATTGTTATCATCAATACTGCTGAAATTTGGCTATTGGCTCCCCAGCATTTCAAAGCATAAATGAAGTATGCTATAATCAGACCGAGGACTCCAACAACAATTACGTCCTTAAAAATTTCAGCGTATTGAGTGGTTAGATACTGCTGTGAAAA
Above is a genomic segment from Methanoregula sp. containing:
- a CDS encoding CAP domain-containing protein — translated: MPHCDNCGAYTYLPFSCSYCGGNYCGKCRLPPNHRCINLDRWEGKPRPPYPTRRWDNSERHHRTKRRHYPETNHKESETQHEEREETHEKRNTRKKVHIRIQNLLNLKNLTILSIILISIGLFSQQYLTTQYAEIFKDVIVVGVLGLIIAYFIYALKCWGANSQISAVLMITIPLLAYFFSTTKIPVSTNIAVYILIQFCYYAIISVIFLFVCNKIKVGFDRYISKSKSHTHWYFLPNTTYSLLGIVLISFLLVNYGSISLFSDNTATITHSLQHINTPSHTTPNANVPLPTTTVQNPQIIPTLQPEIVKNIENSANSVMPSPPTIDQQTLERRVHELINQQRKGQGLSLLSFDQTLAGIARKHSEDMAKNNYFSHDNLRGLGPTERGNQVGYSCYKNYGSYYTTGIAENIFQNNLYTSTTYYNGIPVHAWSSLEEIAQSTVNGWMTSPGHRRNILTSTYDREGIGVAISADDKVYITEDFC